The following coding sequences lie in one Candidatus Dependentiae bacterium genomic window:
- a CDS encoding S41 family peptidase, whose protein sequence is MKISFYGPLLCVSIIFLAVPAVEASESVDVQASKNVGKSFARDGSSGAKNQKMSMFKFWKRLKKNSKKNEDPADSGKPAPKPARDIFVWFKTYAEVIGLVERKAFRSVDFSNFIQDSLKSAVQQVDAHSSFFAPDSFKQVMESATGEFGGIGVSVLTKATDDEALAILEVIDGGPAAKAGLKGGDKIVEIEGEKLKGLSADEVVTKLKGKPGSKLSVKVLRDKKPKEFTITRDIIKDQTSMCFFFKDQGIYYLSLKIFAQNSAQQVSELLEKANDGQCKGVVLDLRRNPGGTLDSAIDVAGLFVPKKSLVVVTKDNKKQVISEYRTSSEPLLKSDRPIFILIDNFTASAAEILAGTLQYYSQKSVQTEEGTQPIMVFLVGVPTFGKGSVQEVIPISNGCALKLTTMLYYLPGDISIQARGINPDFTIKPRFIPTEEMKWITEMYGKEASLKNHITVDEVQKGRKDPVDDDDEAPVKKDKDQKKDKKKKQKDEEEKSWEEKQKESLSQDVQVQASINMINLLAVARKHIPDQISSHERALKFLKENYVTDDSVTIEKVK, encoded by the coding sequence ATGAAAATTTCTTTTTATGGGCCGTTACTGTGTGTAAGTATTATATTTTTAGCGGTGCCCGCGGTTGAAGCGAGTGAGTCTGTTGATGTGCAGGCATCAAAAAATGTTGGAAAATCATTTGCCCGTGATGGTTCTTCCGGAGCAAAAAACCAGAAAATGAGTATGTTTAAATTCTGGAAGCGCTTGAAAAAAAATTCGAAAAAAAATGAAGATCCTGCAGATTCAGGAAAGCCAGCACCTAAGCCCGCACGAGATATTTTTGTTTGGTTTAAAACGTATGCCGAAGTTATTGGTCTTGTTGAGCGCAAAGCGTTTCGCTCGGTTGATTTTTCAAATTTTATTCAAGATTCGCTCAAGTCTGCGGTCCAACAGGTTGATGCCCATTCATCATTTTTTGCACCCGATTCATTTAAGCAGGTCATGGAGTCTGCAACGGGAGAGTTTGGTGGCATTGGCGTGAGTGTTTTAACCAAGGCAACTGATGATGAAGCATTGGCAATTCTTGAAGTGATTGATGGCGGCCCGGCAGCAAAAGCTGGTCTTAAGGGTGGTGATAAAATTGTTGAAATTGAAGGCGAAAAGCTTAAAGGTCTTTCAGCTGATGAGGTGGTGACTAAGTTAAAAGGTAAGCCAGGAAGTAAGCTGAGTGTAAAAGTATTGCGCGATAAAAAGCCAAAAGAATTTACGATTACGCGCGACATTATTAAAGACCAAACGTCTATGTGTTTTTTCTTCAAAGATCAGGGTATTTATTATCTTTCACTTAAAATATTTGCACAAAATTCAGCACAGCAAGTGAGCGAGTTGCTTGAAAAAGCAAATGATGGGCAGTGCAAAGGAGTTGTACTTGATTTGCGTCGTAACCCTGGTGGAACGCTCGATTCTGCTATTGATGTTGCGGGTCTTTTTGTTCCCAAAAAATCGCTTGTTGTGGTAACTAAGGATAATAAAAAACAGGTGATATCTGAGTATCGCACAAGTTCAGAACCATTACTGAAAAGTGATCGTCCAATTTTTATTTTGATTGATAATTTTACCGCATCGGCAGCAGAAATTTTGGCAGGAACGTTGCAATATTATTCACAGAAATCTGTGCAGACAGAAGAGGGAACACAACCAATAATGGTCTTTTTGGTAGGTGTGCCAACATTTGGAAAAGGATCGGTACAAGAAGTGATTCCTATCAGCAATGGTTGCGCGCTTAAATTAACAACGATGCTCTACTACCTTCCAGGTGATATTTCTATTCAGGCACGAGGTATTAATCCAGATTTTACCATTAAGCCGCGCTTTATTCCTACCGAAGAGATGAAGTGGATAACTGAAATGTATGGTAAAGAGGCTTCGCTTAAAAATCATATTACGGTGGACGAAGTGCAAAAAGGGCGAAAAGATCCTGTTGATGACGACGATGAAGCACCGGTAAAAAAAGATAAAGATCAGAAGAAAGATAAGAAAAAGAAACAAAAAGATGAAGAGGAAAAGAGCTGGGAAGAGAAGCAAAAAGAGAGTCTTTCTCAAGATGTGCAAGTGCAAGCAAGTATCAATATGATCAACTTACTTGCTGTTGCCCGCAAGCATATTCCCGATCAAATTTCATCGCATGAACGAGCACTTAAGTTCCTCAAAGAGAACTATGTAACTGATGATAGCGTCACAATCGAGAAAGTGAAATAA
- a CDS encoding HAD family hydrolase, whose amino-acid sequence MKAAFFDRDGTLIKDVHYLSALHQIQLIEQAVAFAAVCQAKGYTLFVVTNQSGIARGHISAQFVEQTHEVLYHRLQQRGVVIKQFYYCPHHPTDAVIPELLIACNCRKPGPGMLLKAAQEHGINLQASLMFGDKQLDVDAGQAAGCNAFIIDQVLEKSPGWWDEKVFVTKKN is encoded by the coding sequence ATGAAAGCTGCTTTTTTTGATCGCGATGGAACGCTTATTAAAGATGTTCACTACCTCAGTGCATTACACCAAATTCAATTAATAGAGCAAGCGGTTGCTTTTGCCGCTGTGTGCCAAGCAAAAGGTTACACATTGTTTGTGGTGACTAACCAGTCAGGTATTGCTCGGGGCCACATTTCAGCTCAATTTGTTGAGCAAACACATGAGGTTCTGTATCATCGATTGCAGCAGCGGGGTGTTGTGATTAAGCAATTTTATTATTGTCCTCATCACCCAACCGATGCGGTTATTCCCGAATTGCTGATTGCTTGCAATTGTCGTAAGCCTGGTCCTGGGATGTTACTAAAAGCTGCTCAAGAGCATGGAATTAATTTACAAGCCTCACTCATGTTTGGTGATAAGCAGCTTGATGTTGATGCGGGACAAGCAGCCGGGTGTAATGCGTTTATCATCGACCAGGTTCTTGAAAAATCACCAGGGTGGTGGGACGAAAAAGTTTTTGTAACTAAAAAAAATTAA
- a CDS encoding class I SAM-dependent methyltransferase produces the protein MKLQVFTSILLIQSSLVYGLDPVAHVTPSNIPGSNFTITLDQYLQSKNFSLSPTHSKINEGYLSLAQQEQFRQQLAQHPHIKSIAEIGLNAGHSAENFFQSCKNIEKFVSFDINMHAYTSHAAQYLQAKYKDRFIFVPGDSKVKVPEVAQLCTQEKDKFDLIYIDGDHTYNGCRIDIENCKQLAHKNTILWIDDCKSKKVAKAISRCEKRGIIQVINTHESRDQHGKRSWAQARYLF, from the coding sequence ATGAAACTTCAAGTTTTCACAAGTATCTTACTAATTCAGTCTTCTCTGGTTTACGGATTAGATCCTGTTGCACACGTTACTCCATCAAATATTCCTGGATCAAATTTCACAATAACGCTTGATCAATATCTTCAAAGCAAGAATTTTTCACTATCTCCAACTCATTCAAAGATCAATGAAGGGTACCTAAGCCTTGCTCAACAAGAACAATTTCGCCAACAACTAGCACAACATCCTCATATAAAATCGATTGCTGAAATTGGCTTAAATGCCGGGCATAGCGCAGAAAATTTCTTCCAATCATGTAAAAATATTGAAAAGTTCGTTTCTTTTGACATCAACATGCATGCTTATACCAGTCATGCAGCTCAATACTTGCAAGCAAAATATAAAGATCGCTTCATTTTTGTTCCGGGTGATTCAAAGGTAAAAGTGCCTGAAGTAGCACAACTATGCACTCAAGAAAAAGATAAATTCGATCTTATCTACATCGATGGAGATCATACTTATAACGGCTGCAGAATTGATATTGAAAATTGCAAGCAGTTAGCTCATAAAAATACAATCCTCTGGATTGATGATTGCAAATCCAAAAAAGTTGCAAAAGCGATAAGCCGATGTGAAAAACGAGGAATTATCCAAGTTATTAATACCCACGAATCTCGTGATCAACATGGTAAAAGATCTTGGGCCCAAGCTCGTTATCTTTTCTAA
- the arfB gene encoding aminoacyl-tRNA hydrolase — MMKDDLPIKNGIVIPAHELEITTSRAGGPGGQHVNKTDSRITVRWNVKNSCALTDEQKERVLGKLASQLTSDGDLIVHSSASRSQQQNKQAAFIRLAEEIRKALVVPKKRMATRVSKSAKKARLDSKTRHGMIKKMRSKNIHDD; from the coding sequence ATGATGAAAGATGATTTGCCCATTAAAAATGGGATTGTTATTCCTGCTCATGAGCTTGAGATAACAACAAGTAGAGCTGGTGGGCCAGGAGGCCAGCATGTTAATAAAACGGACTCACGCATTACGGTGCGTTGGAATGTTAAGAATTCATGCGCGTTGACTGATGAACAAAAGGAGCGTGTGCTTGGTAAGCTTGCTTCCCAATTAACAAGTGATGGTGACTTGATTGTTCACAGCAGCGCATCGCGCAGCCAACAACAGAACAAACAAGCAGCTTTTATTCGACTGGCTGAAGAAATTAGGAAAGCGCTTGTTGTACCTAAAAAGCGAATGGCAACGCGTGTTTCAAAAAGCGCGAAAAAAGCTCGCTTAGATTCAAAAACGCGGCATGGTATGATCAAAAAAATGCGCAGTAAAAATATTCACGATGATTAA
- the recJ gene encoding single-stranded-DNA-specific exonuclease RecJ → MTEHQTSSIQQIPSSIATPPTTTLQGIKYLWKVCDVDQEAVRTLAYAHNLSFPIAHALCARGYTTPESVRAFLFSSFEQDVASGSLLKGAEIAATRIIKAVQEKEKILIFGDYDVDGATSSALMLAALIPLGAQINYHLPHREKEGYGLSVSAVQKAVRCGYKLIVTVDNGISALEAAQEAHNLGIDLIITDHHRPHGELPKALAIVNPNQDDCTYPFKKFAGVGVIFKIICLIYEQLGITTLPDKLYELLLLGTVADVVPLTGENRFWVKYGLNKINKQRSTAINSLIANSGMTKASLDSLDIGFMIAPQINALGRLDDSREAVRFLISSQEDEVFRIGAILKSMNEERKRIDREIYEEIEAAIVSKQINLDEEHIIVAASSKWPAGVIGLVAGKLMHTYGRPAILLHLDKKGLAKGSCRSIPEFNIFDALNANKDLLMSFGGHSCAAGLKLSRDLVPTLKKNLEDLIRSQIPLDQLRPKLTLDAPLELSDIDYKFSSDLAQLEPFGNQNPQPTFLVRGVTQLKAPELLKGLHLKCSVFADGVIKPVIFFNRPDLYKILKEHEDKPFSLACHIMKNEWQGVIKTELQGLDILLD, encoded by the coding sequence ATGACCGAGCACCAGACATCTTCCATACAGCAGATTCCCTCATCAATCGCCACTCCCCCAACCACGACGTTGCAGGGAATCAAATATCTCTGGAAGGTGTGCGATGTTGACCAAGAAGCAGTTCGAACACTTGCATACGCTCATAACTTATCATTTCCGATTGCTCATGCACTTTGTGCACGTGGATATACCACGCCAGAGTCAGTTCGCGCATTTCTCTTTTCGTCCTTTGAGCAAGATGTTGCTTCCGGCAGCCTGCTTAAGGGAGCAGAAATTGCAGCCACTCGCATTATTAAAGCAGTACAGGAGAAAGAAAAAATTCTCATTTTTGGCGACTACGACGTTGATGGGGCAACATCATCTGCACTCATGCTTGCAGCACTCATTCCGCTCGGTGCACAGATCAATTATCACTTACCTCATCGAGAAAAAGAGGGGTATGGCCTTTCGGTAAGCGCAGTTCAAAAAGCCGTACGCTGCGGCTATAAGCTCATTGTCACCGTTGACAACGGCATATCGGCACTGGAAGCTGCACAAGAAGCTCATAATTTGGGTATCGATTTAATTATAACCGACCATCACCGCCCTCATGGCGAGCTTCCCAAAGCCCTTGCCATCGTCAATCCCAACCAGGACGATTGCACCTATCCTTTTAAAAAGTTTGCCGGCGTTGGTGTTATTTTTAAAATTATCTGTCTCATTTATGAACAGCTTGGCATAACAACATTGCCTGATAAATTATACGAATTGCTCCTCCTTGGTACCGTTGCAGACGTGGTCCCTCTGACCGGTGAAAACCGCTTTTGGGTCAAATATGGTCTAAACAAAATCAATAAACAACGCAGTACTGCAATCAATTCACTCATCGCCAATAGCGGCATGACCAAAGCAAGTCTAGATTCGCTTGATATTGGCTTTATGATTGCACCTCAAATCAACGCACTTGGTCGACTTGATGACTCACGCGAAGCGGTCAGGTTTTTAATCAGCTCTCAAGAAGATGAAGTATTTCGCATTGGCGCCATTCTCAAATCAATGAATGAAGAGCGCAAGCGGATTGATCGTGAAATTTATGAAGAAATTGAAGCTGCTATCGTCAGCAAACAAATTAACCTTGATGAAGAACATATTATTGTTGCTGCAAGCTCCAAATGGCCTGCCGGAGTTATTGGACTTGTTGCCGGCAAGCTGATGCATACCTACGGACGCCCAGCAATTTTGCTCCACTTGGATAAAAAAGGATTGGCAAAAGGATCGTGCCGTTCAATTCCAGAATTTAATATTTTTGATGCATTGAACGCCAACAAAGATTTACTGATGAGCTTTGGCGGCCACTCCTGTGCTGCAGGACTCAAGCTTTCACGAGACTTGGTTCCAACGCTTAAGAAAAATTTAGAAGATCTCATCAGATCTCAGATTCCACTTGACCAGCTTCGTCCCAAGCTTACGCTCGATGCGCCGCTTGAACTGTCTGACATTGATTACAAATTTTCATCAGATCTTGCTCAGCTTGAACCTTTTGGTAATCAAAACCCGCAGCCAACTTTTTTGGTCCGAGGCGTTACACAGCTTAAAGCACCTGAGCTTCTTAAGGGGCTGCACCTCAAATGCTCCGTATTTGCCGACGGCGTTATTAAACCTGTAATCTTTTTTAATCGCCCTGACTTATACAAAATTTTAAAAGAACACGAAGACAAGCCATTCTCGCTGGCATGCCATATCATGAAAAATGAGTGGCAAGGTGTTATTAAAACAGAACTTCAAGGCCTGGACATCTTGCTTGATTAA
- the rapZ gene encoding RNase adapter RapZ: MNTSPIIEKIIIPRNQKRHVLIVTGLSGAGKTSVMRALEDIGFYCVDNLPVPLLKTLLNLAFQAPLELVRVALGIDARDEQFLNTLLGEVEHLRQEKHIDGFKIVFLHASENTLVKRFQETRRKHPLVSKKIDLISAIRNERAMLDSIKKLADITLETDILNAHDLRSWVQKTFCEEVKREVLVNVVSFGFKYGIPPESNLVWDLRFLPNPFFIDSLKDLNGRHPAIQEYLFADNTVNDYWARLTDFLQFALTKFYQEGRFFVTIAIGCTGGKHRSVAFVEKLGTQKWNHCSFLVRHRDLGKE, encoded by the coding sequence ATGAATACAAGTCCCATTATTGAAAAAATTATAATTCCGCGCAACCAAAAACGCCATGTTTTAATTGTTACCGGTCTTTCAGGAGCCGGCAAAACAAGTGTCATGCGCGCACTTGAAGATATTGGTTTTTATTGCGTGGACAATCTTCCAGTGCCTCTTTTAAAAACCCTCCTCAATCTTGCATTTCAAGCACCACTTGAACTGGTGCGCGTTGCTTTGGGTATCGATGCACGTGATGAACAATTTCTCAACACACTCCTTGGAGAAGTCGAACATTTACGACAAGAAAAGCACATTGATGGCTTTAAGATCGTCTTCTTACACGCGAGCGAAAATACCCTTGTTAAGCGGTTCCAAGAAACTCGACGAAAGCATCCACTCGTTTCAAAAAAAATTGACCTTATCTCTGCCATTCGTAACGAACGAGCAATGCTGGACTCAATTAAAAAATTAGCTGATATCACACTTGAAACAGACATACTCAACGCCCATGATTTGCGCAGCTGGGTTCAAAAAACATTCTGCGAAGAAGTTAAACGAGAAGTTCTCGTTAATGTGGTTTCGTTTGGTTTTAAATACGGAATTCCACCAGAAAGCAACTTGGTCTGGGATTTACGTTTCTTGCCCAATCCATTCTTTATCGACTCACTCAAAGACCTCAATGGTCGGCACCCGGCAATTCAAGAATACCTCTTTGCAGACAACACCGTTAACGACTATTGGGCCCGGCTGACCGACTTTTTACAATTCGCTCTTACTAAATTCTATCAAGAGGGAAGATTTTTTGTCACCATTGCTATTGGCTGCACGGGTGGTAAGCATCGCTCTGTTGCTTTTGTAGAAAAATTAGGAACTCAAAAATGGAATCATTGTTCATTTTTAGTTCGTCATCGCGATTTGGGAAAGGAATAG
- a CDS encoding septum formation initiator family protein: MKYKHSIHRVLLMIFAVGVGSYIVVGKRGVMQYISLQEELAAEIEYVKKMEQTCTQLQADATTWQENSFELEKLARQDLHMGYTNEVMYYFPTEYIETHTAQGPTQDHDERIT, encoded by the coding sequence ATGAAATATAAACACTCTATTCACAGGGTATTGCTGATGATTTTTGCCGTTGGCGTGGGAAGCTATATTGTTGTGGGCAAACGCGGCGTGATGCAATATATTTCACTTCAAGAAGAACTTGCAGCTGAAATTGAGTATGTAAAAAAAATGGAACAAACGTGTACGCAGCTCCAAGCAGATGCGACCACGTGGCAAGAAAATTCATTCGAGTTGGAAAAACTTGCACGTCAAGACTTGCACATGGGGTATACTAACGAAGTAATGTACTACTTTCCTACTGAATATATTGAAACTCACACAGCTCAAGGACCAACCCAAGATCATGACGAAAGAATCACCTAA
- the lysS gene encoding lysine--tRNA ligase, which produces MTHEKTPLTGHTELNEHEIRVAKVKKMQEEGISPWPCYKPVSATVAQGVAQFLETDDQAAQPEFELAGRLMTRRDHGKTFFCHMQDRSGSVQMYLKKDELGEQNFDHFKHHIDIGDIVWVKGYFFKTRMGEVTVHVKELTLLSKCLHPLPEKYHGLTDTEQRYRQRHLDLISNPESLEKFKKRSGILHAVRQFLQEKDFIEVETPMLHPIPGGAAAKPFITHHNAYDIQLFLRIAPELYLKRLVVGGFERVFEINRNFRNEGVSTRHNPEFTMLEFYMAHGDYSTGIALTEQLIANAVLKNFPSLKVQFQSHELDFTAPFKKMTVQESLIEIGGLTAEQISEAAIDAIIKSDNVELKEKNADYGVKLFALFEHFVEAKIVQPTFIIGYPISVSPLAKRDPENPTQAARFELFCCGMELANGFTELNDPFDQAQRLHDQVAVRQDGNDEAHHYDAEFIHALEFGLPPTVGVGIGIDRLTMLLTNTPSIKDVILFPTMKPSHIQ; this is translated from the coding sequence ATGACTCATGAAAAAACTCCCCTGACAGGTCATACAGAACTTAATGAACATGAAATCAGAGTTGCTAAAGTAAAAAAAATGCAAGAAGAGGGTATATCACCCTGGCCTTGCTATAAACCGGTATCAGCAACTGTTGCTCAAGGCGTTGCACAGTTTCTTGAAACTGACGATCAAGCAGCCCAACCTGAATTTGAACTTGCAGGCAGACTCATGACCAGGCGTGACCATGGCAAAACATTTTTCTGCCACATGCAAGATCGGTCCGGATCGGTGCAAATGTACCTAAAAAAAGATGAACTTGGTGAGCAAAACTTTGATCATTTTAAGCATCATATCGATATTGGCGACATTGTTTGGGTTAAAGGCTACTTCTTTAAAACACGCATGGGGGAAGTGACGGTTCATGTCAAAGAACTTACCCTGCTGAGCAAATGTCTTCACCCACTTCCAGAAAAATATCATGGACTCACCGACACTGAACAGCGCTACCGTCAGCGTCATTTAGATTTAATTAGTAACCCTGAAAGCCTTGAAAAATTTAAAAAGCGTTCGGGCATTTTGCACGCCGTTCGCCAATTTTTACAAGAAAAAGATTTCATTGAAGTTGAAACTCCAATGCTTCATCCAATTCCCGGTGGTGCTGCAGCAAAGCCTTTTATCACTCATCACAATGCATACGATATTCAGCTCTTTTTACGCATTGCTCCAGAGCTCTATCTCAAGCGATTGGTCGTGGGCGGTTTTGAGCGCGTTTTTGAAATCAATCGCAACTTTCGTAACGAAGGCGTTTCTACACGTCACAACCCTGAATTCACCATGCTTGAATTTTATATGGCTCATGGAGACTATTCGACCGGTATAGCTTTAACTGAACAGCTCATTGCAAACGCGGTACTCAAAAACTTCCCGTCACTCAAAGTTCAGTTTCAAAGTCATGAACTCGATTTTACCGCGCCATTCAAAAAAATGACGGTCCAGGAATCACTCATTGAAATTGGAGGTCTTACCGCTGAGCAAATATCTGAAGCTGCAATTGATGCTATCATCAAGTCTGACAACGTTGAGCTCAAAGAAAAAAATGCCGATTACGGCGTTAAACTGTTTGCTTTGTTTGAGCATTTTGTTGAAGCAAAAATTGTACAACCAACATTTATTATCGGCTATCCGATATCGGTTTCACCTCTTGCAAAACGCGATCCCGAAAACCCTACACAAGCTGCTCGTTTTGAACTGTTTTGCTGTGGCATGGAACTAGCCAATGGTTTTACAGAGCTCAACGACCCATTCGACCAAGCGCAGCGCTTGCACGATCAAGTAGCAGTTCGCCAAGATGGAAACGACGAGGCACATCACTACGATGCAGAGTTTATTCATGCACTTGAATTTGGGTTACCACCAACAGTGGGCGTGGGAATTGGCATCGATCGTTTAACCATGCTTCTAACCAATACACCATCAATTAAAGATGTAATTTTGTTTCCGACGATGAAACCAAGTCACATACAATAA